From Salvelinus sp. IW2-2015 linkage group LG18, ASM291031v2, whole genome shotgun sequence, a single genomic window includes:
- the LOC111977422 gene encoding dynein axonemal assembly factor 3 produces MSTGRTMEGAGCVTWWGFSPAFDLLRRGSERQEGEVNVLLVGSGDPRHILKTIAGLRDTDTLHIWVIENSMDVVARQLLLLFLALTPQESMGLHEKTEVFLELFGNSEVRSQTEETLRHVASQLSLSVTETLETPTNPCLDTTHLRFKERDDLDRIFKQWIHPPPSARSAHVSIAKAWDGRVRQHLGTRYDSRAGCFDWDLTMKLHQKGCGVINKQHYKLWRERGVAFEMREGIYQMANESLLSTRVFSHRGDKMALRGYWGDIVSSPYLSFGIETDDEKLLQKQNGQHVKTAQDISYVNVQALFKSLSCRGGTPPTQTCSEEGKELVALEPVSQPEAHHKSQINELMHLNGVSVTFLPLDSLSKLPEKQKYSHFFNSIYCAASMVHHLSPTLRQIAAPKAALVVELAKYLLDLTKEQEAGFAEKVGDVAKEAGFEPSQEEKRDVYATFTRQEE; encoded by the exons ATGAGCACTGGACGAACTATGGAGGGCGCGGGCTGTGTGACCTGGTGGGGATTCAGTCCTGCGTTTGACCTCCTGCGCAGAG gCTCAGAGAGGCAGGAGGGTGAGGTAAATGTTTTACTGGTGGGCAGTGGCGACCCAAGACACATACTCAAGACCATTGCTGGCCTGAGAGACACAGATACCCTTCAT ATATGGGTGATAGAGAATAGTATGGACGTGGTGGCTCGTCAACTGCTGCTCCTCTTTCTAGCTCTGACACCCCAGGAGAGCATGGGACTTCACG AAAAGACTGAGGTTTTCCTGGAGTTGTTTGGGAACAGTGAGGTCCGCAGTCAGACAGAGGAGACACTGAGACACGTGGCGTCACAACTGTCTCTCTCAGTCACTGAGACACTAGAAACACCCACAAATCCCTGCCTGGACACCACTCATCTCAGA TTCAAGGAGCGCGACGATTTGGACAGGATATTCAAGCAATGGATCCACCCTCCCCCATCTGCACGTTCTGCCCATGTATCAATAGCCAAGGCCTGGGACGGCCGGGTCCGGCAGCACCTGGGCACCCGCTATGACTCCAGGGCGGGCTGCTTCGACTGGGACCTCACCATGAAGCTACACCAGAAAGGG TGTGGTGTCATCAACAAACAGCACTACAAACTATGGAGGGAGCGGGGCGTGGCCTTTGAGATGAGGGAGGGCATCTATCAAATGGCCAATGAGAGCTTACTCTCTACGCGAGTATTCAGTCAT AGGGGTGACAAAATGGCACTGAGGGGATACTGGGGAGACATTGTGTCCAGTCCTTACCTCTCCTTTGGCATCGAGACAGATGACGAGAAACTGCTGCAGAAACAGAATGGGCAACACGTCAAG ACAGCCCAGGATATCTCGTATGTGAACGTGCAGGCGCTGTTCAAGTCTTTGTCCTGTAGAGGGGGCACTCCCCCTACCCAGACATGCAGTGAGGAGGGGAAAGAACTTGTAGCACTGGAGCCAGTGTCACAACCAGAGGCTCATCACAAATCACAAATCAACG AACTCATGCACCTGAATGGGGTGTCAGTGACTTTCCTGCCCCTGGACTCTCTCTCCAAACTGCCAGAGAAACAGAAATACTCCCACTTTTTCAACAGCATCTACTGTGCTGCCAG TATGGTGCACCATTTGAGCCCGACACTGAGACAGATTGCTGCACCCAAAGCCGCCCTCGTGGTGGAGCTGGCCAA GTACCTATTGGATCTTACCAAGGAGCAGGAGGCGGGGTTTGCCGAGAAAGTCGGTGACGTCGCCAAAGAGGCGGGGTTTGAGCCCtcacaggaggagaagagggatgtTTATGCCACGTTCACGCGACAGGAGGAGTGA